Proteins from one Panicum virgatum strain AP13 chromosome 7K, P.virgatum_v5, whole genome shotgun sequence genomic window:
- the LOC120639854 gene encoding uncharacterized protein LOC120639854: MDPNSKHLLDEMKKLGDRFSLVESHVDSLEGSLDDRFKLVEQSTNNLVAWQLGVDVTVADLTSKLGAVDDIKSQLNTLSKQLDRVVLDRQATGPSIFPTPVAAAAFPPAGNLAVGPDGHRIDSTNWEFGYGSVTTISHLPVKGFFPSRLMISFSSSGAILPVEVQTLIDQFASLFDEPSSLPPSRACDHEIPLIPGARPVNISPYRYPPALRDEIEKQVAEMLDKGLIQPSASLFSSPVLLVKKKDGSYRFCVDFRHLNALTIKSKFPVPIFDQLIDELANASWWHSPSLSVFSNAMLLRVLIQCFKD, encoded by the exons ATGGATCCCAATTCGAAGCACTTGCTTGACGAGATGAAGAAGTTGGGCGACCGATTCTCGCTGGTGGAATCGCACGTCGACAGCCTGGAGGGGTCCCTGGATGACCGCTTCAAGTTGGTCGAGCAATCGACCAACAATCTCGTTGCGTGGCAGCTCGGCGTCGATGTCACCGTCGCCGATCTCACCTCGAAACTGGGTGCCGTCGACGACATCAAGTCCCAACTCAACACCCTCTCCAAGCAACTGGATCGAGTGGTTCTCGATCGACAAGCTACGGGTCCGAGCATCTTCCCAACCCCCGTGGCGGCTGCGGCATTTCCACCTGCCGGCAACCTGGCCGTCGGCCCTGATGGGCACCGCATCGATTCGACTAACTGGGAGTTTGGGTATGGTTCGGTCACgaccatctcccacctcccGGTCAAGG GGTTCTTCCCCTCAAGGCTTATGATATCATTCTCG TCTTCTGGGGCCATTCTTCCTGTTGAGGTGCAGACTCTTATTGATCAGTTTGCTTCCCTCTTTGATGAGCCATCCTCCCTCCCACCTTCTAGAGCTTGTGATCATGAGATACCATTAATCCCTGGAGCGCGACCAGTGAACATCAGTCCCTACCGCTACCCGCCAGCACTTCGTGATGAGATTGAGAAGCAAGTTGCTGAAATGCTTGACAAGGGGTTGATACAACCAAGTGCTAGTTTGTTCTCGTCCCCTGTGTTACTTGTCAAAAAGAAGGATGGGTCTTATCGCTTCTGTGTTGATTTTCGTCACTTGAATGCACTGACAATTAAATCCAAGTTTCCAGTGCCGATATTTGATCAGTTGATTGATGAGTTGGCTAATGCATCTTG GTGGCATTCTCCATCCCTGAGCGTGTTCTCCAACGCCATGTTGCTGCGGGTGCTCATCCAGTGCTTCAAGGATTGA